The Chiloscyllium punctatum isolate Juve2018m chromosome 2, sChiPun1.3, whole genome shotgun sequence genome has a window encoding:
- the LOC140492818 gene encoding sialic acid-binding Ig-like lectin 12 — protein sequence MSEGLKRTVLAVLLCITTQVSYTQGFSQNGWTMETPDRVTGREGKITLLICKFTHPHPGYQGNITVTWKEVWTNLVLYSYTNYPTLNSQSVAFENMIHQNINERYQALGNPRENDASIIIKQLSLHDNYQQYLCLVNLSHYPNETSQSSGQIIIVEPAVKNDSVPVTGKKGGSATLPCAFNPPEWLSQSVTVLWMKDDPHEESIVLNQTRSLNAGSHYTNSVTVNEGQQYELIGDLTQGDASIRIRDLRLNDSSDYFCHVHIRIENQENVTQDVLRLQAFAPATILELSSVRENGIGNTIVCQVEGEPLANITWVDPEGTLVPGDSRDTIVSRVPGRHQTLGKFRNPALRGTYSCVAENEHGRDTRQIDYPSTGDNYSNFIVGMLCLIPLIKFLLLLVTGIILFLKIKD from the exons GTTTCAGTCAGAATGGCTGGACAATGGAGACACCGGACAGGGTGACAGGTAGGGAAGGGAAGATCACTCTTCTGATCTGTAAGTTCACTCATCCTCACCCAGGATATCAAGGAAACATTACTGTTACATGGAAGGAGGTGTGGACAAATCTGGTGCTTTACAGTTACACAAACTATCCAACGCTGAACTCGCAGAGCGTGGCGTTTGAGAATATGATCCACCAGAATATTAATGAGCGTTACCAAGCATTGGGAAATCCAAGGGAGAATGATGCTTCCATAATCATCAAACAGCTGTCTCTACATGATAACTATCAGCAGTATCTTTGCCTTGTGAATCTGAGTCACTATCCCAATGAAACATCACAGAGCTCAGGTCAAATAATTATTGTGGAGCCAG CTGTGAAAAATGATTCGGTGCCGGTGACTGGGAAGAAGGGAGGTTCTGCTACGCTGCCCTGTGCCTTTAATCCCCCCGAGTGGCTGTCCCAGTCCGTCACTGTCCTTTGGATGAAGGACGATCCACATGAGGAGTCCATTGTCCTGAATCAGACTCGTTCCCTCAATGCTGGTTCTCACTACACCAACTCGGTCACTGTAAATGAAGGACAGCAATATGAACTGATTGGAGACCTAACCCAAGGAGACGCCTCCATCAGGATAAGAGACCTGCGGCTGAACGATTCCAGTGATTATTTCTGTCATGTCCACATCAGGATTGAGAATCAGGAAAATGTGACTCAGGATGTGTTGAGACTCCAGGCATTCG CCCCAGCCACAATCCTGGAGCTGTCATCTGTGAGAGAGAACGGAATTGGAAACACCATCGTATGCCAGGTGGAAGGAGAGCCACTTGCCAACATCACATGGGTAGACCCTGAAGGCACCCTCGTGCCTGGGGACAGCAGGGACACAATAGTCAGCCGAGTGCCAGGGAGACATCAGACCCTGGGAAAGTTCCGTAACCCGGCACTGAGAGGGACGTACAGCTGTGTGGCTGAAAACGAACATGGGAGGGACACTCGTCAGATTGACTACCCCTCCACTGGTGACAACTACTCCAATTTCATCGTGGGAATGCTGTGCCTGATCCCTTTAATCAAATTTCTCCTCCTTCTGGTGACGGGGATCATTCTCTTCCTGAAGATAAAAG attAA